GCAACGAAGCCTGCGATGACCAATGCGATGCCGATCGCCTTCATATCTCATGACTCCCTGGTCGTGGCCGGCCGTGGAGACGTGACGACACCGCGTCGCCAACGCCATGCTGCAGGCCTCCACATCGTCCAGCGCAGGTTTCGTGCCCTCGGTCGTCGTGACCGCAAGTGCCTGTGGGACAAGCGCCGAGCCTGGTTTTGCCGTGCGGTGATCACCAGGGCGATGCCATCGGATCAGTGCTGGGCACATCAGGATGATCGAGGGCTCCCGGTCTGCAGGGACTCCAATCCGCGCATAAAGCTTTCCTCAGGAAGGCCGATCCATTGTCAACGAGGGTGCCACCGGTGCGGTGGCGTCGGCTGCGCCGTTCCCAGGGAGGTTTGTCGATGAAGGTGCTCAAATGGGCCTGGCTGGCAACGCTGCTGCTGCTGGCCCCGGTTTCAGCCGCACGGGCCGGGCATGACGGCGGCATGGATCCCGACAGCGCGCTGTCGCGGCTGCTCGAGGGCAACCGCCGCTTCCTCGATGCCGCACCGTCACATCCCAACCAGGACGTGTCGCGGCGAGCCCTGCTGGCCGGGGGCCAGGAGCCGTTCGCGATCATCCTGTGCTGTTCGGATTCACGCGTGCCGCCCGAAGTGGTTTTCGACCAGGGCCTGGGCGACCTGTTCGTGGTGCGCGTGGCCGGCAACGTGGCCGACGAGATCGGCCTGGCCAGCATCGAGTACGCCGCCGAGCACCTCGGCGTGCGCCTGGTCATGGTGCTCGGGCACGAGCGCTGCGGCGCCGTGACCGCGGCGGTGAAGGGCGGCGAGCTGCCGGGCCACCTGCCGGCGCTGATGGCGGCCCTGCAGCCTGCGGTCGACGGCAATCATGACCCGCACGGCGACGCGGTGGAAGGAGCCATGGCGGCGAACATCGAGCTGACCGCGCGGCAGTTGCGCGCATCCGGCCCCGTCCTGTCGGGCCTGGTGGCCGAGGGCAGGTTGAAGGGGGTCGGCGCGCGCTACGACCTGGACACGGGCGCCGTCGCAGTCGTTGACGCCGGCTCCGGGCACGACGGCGTCAGCCCCGAAGAGGCGCTGGCCCGCCTCATCATCGGCAACCGTCATTTCGTCAATGCCAAGCCCGCGTTCCCGGACCAGGATGCCGCGCGACGCGAAGCCCTGCTCGAAGGCCAGGCGCCGTTTGCCGCCATCCTCAGTTGCTCGGACTCGCGCGTGGCGCCCGAAGTGCTCTTCGACCAGGGCCTGGGCGACCTGTTCGTGGTGCGCGTGGCCGGCAACGTGGCCAACGCGATCGGCATCGCCAGCCTGGAGTACGCGGCCGAGCACCTGGGCACTCGGTTGATCGTGGTGCTGGGCCATGAGCGCTGCGGGGCCGTGACCGCGGCGGTGGGCGGCGGCGAACTGCCGGGGCACCTGCCGGCGCTGATGACCGCGCTGCAGCCGGCGGTGGCGGCCAATCGTGACCCGCACGGCGACCCGGTGGAGGGCGCCATCCGGGCGAACGTCGAGCTGACCGCCGAACTGCTGCGCGAGAGCGGGCCGATCCTGGCCGAGATGGTCGAGAAGGGTGAGCTGAAGATCGTCGGCGCCCGCTACGATCTGGACACGGGCATCGTCGAATGGCTCGACGGGCTGGCGGGACCGGGCCACGGAGCGGCGGCGCACGCCGCGGCACCGGCGGCCAAGTCGAAGCACGCACCGGCGCATGCGGCAATTCCGGCGGCCACGCCGAACCACGCGGCCGCGGCACGCCGGCGGCACAGCACGCAGCGGCGCACACGGCTGCGCCTGCGGCGCATGCGGCAACGCCGGCGGCGCACACACCGGCCAAGGCGGCACACGATACGGCCAAGCCGGCTGCGCACGCCGCCCCGATCGCAAAGCCGGGTGCCGAACCGCACGGATCGACACACGGTCGCTAGGAACAGGAACGGGATCGCGCGGTGCTGGTCAAACGACCACTGCCCCGCGCGATCCCGGACCGGATTCCGGCGCCGCTCCTTGTCTAGTCCTTCAGCTTGTCCGCGAACTGCTCCCGCAGCTTCTTGATCTTGGGATTGATCACGACCTGGCAGTACCCCTGCGACCGGTTGTTCTCGTAGTAGTCCTGGTGATAGTCCTCTGCCACATGGAACGTCGCGTCCGCGGCCAGTTCGGTCACGATGCGGTTGTCGAAGATCTTGTCGCGCGTCAGTTCGGCGATCATCGCCTCGGCGTCCGCGCGCTGCGCCGCATCGCGACAGAAGATGACCGACCGGTACTGCGTGCCGGCATCGGCACCCTGGCGATTGAGGGTTGTCGGGTCATGCGTGGCGAAGAACACCGTCAGCAGGTCGCGATAGGTGATCACGGCCGGATCGTACGTCACCCGCACCACCTCGGCATGCCCGGTCTCCCCCGTACACACTTCCCGGTACGTGGTCGGTCCGCTGCCGCCGGCGTAGCCCGACTCGACCTGTTCAACGCCCTTCAGGCGCTGGTAGACGGCCTCCAGGCACCAGAAGCACCCACCGCCCAGGACTGCCTGCTGCTTGCCCGTTTCCGCCATGGCGCCTGTACCTCCGCCAAGGACCGCCGCGAACACCGCCGCTGCGATCACCTTGTTGAGCTTCTGCATGTTTGTCTCCTCCCGGGCGCCACGCAGGCGCCACCGGTCACATGGTCGGGGCATCGGCGGGACGCCGCCACCGGCAACCTCCGTGGTACCCCGCGAGCGCCGGTCCGGTTCCGCGGGACCACCTCCCGGTTGTGCAATCGCGCCCGTTCTGCTAAATATGGCCCTTACCGGCCGGCGCCCCCGCGGCGGCCCGGCCTGCCCCCTGCCCGCCTTTCCGACCACAGGACGGACCCATGAAGCACGACGTCATCGCCGTCATCGACTTCGGCGGCCAGTACGCCCATCTCATCGCCACCAAGGTCAGGCGCGCGGCGCGGGTGCTGGCCGAGATCCGCCAGCCCGAGGACCCGTGCGAGGCCTTCGCCGGCTGCAAGGGCATCATCCTGAGCGGCAGCCCGTCGCTGGCCTCGTTCGGCGAGGACTCGGACTGGAACAAGGCCATCCTCGACCTCGACGTGCCCATCCTCGGGTTCTGCTTCGGGCACCAGGAGATCGCCAAGCACTACGGCGGCACCGTCATCCACGGGAAGCAGGAGTGGGGCCGCGCCGACCTGCACCTGACCGGCGAGCACGCGCTCTACAAGGGCCTGGGCCCGGTCGAGACGGTGTGGATGAGCCACTTCGACTCGGTCACGGCGGTCGGCGAAGGGTTCCGCGAGCTGGGCTGGTCGAAACTCGGGGCGAACGCCGAGCCGCACCGCTTCGCCGCCATTGCCGACGATACGCGCCGCCGCTACGGTTTCCAGTACCATCCCGAGGTCGACGACACCGTGCACGGCGACGACATGATCGCCAACTTCGTGCTCGGGATCTGCGGCTGCCGGCCCACCTGGACCATGGAGCGCTACGTCGAGGAGCAGGTCGAACGCATCCGCGAGCAGGTCGGCGACCGCTCGGTGTTCCTGCTCGCCTCGGGTGGCGTCGACTCGACGGTGGCGGCCCGGCTGTTCGTCGAGGCGCTCGGCCCCGAGCGGCTGGAACTGCTGCACGTGGACAACGGGCTCATGCGCAAGGATGAATCGCGCCAGGTCGTGGCGATGTTCCGCGACATGGGGCTGGGCGACCATCTGCACTTCATCGACGCCACCGACACGTTCCTGGCGGCGCTGGCCGGGAAGGTCGAGCCCGAGGCCAAGCGGCGCGCCATCGGCGACACCTTCATCACCGTGTTCGAGAGCGAGGCGCGGCGGCTGGGCATCACCGGGCACATGCTGGGCCAGGGCACCATCTACCCCGACACGATCGAGACGGGCGGCACCAAGCGCGCCGACACCATCAAGACGCACCACAACCGGGTGCCGATCATCGAGGAGATGATCAAGGCAGGCAAGGTGGTCGAACCGCTGGCCGACCTCTACAAGGTCGAGGTGCGCGAACTGGGCGAGAAGCTGGGCATTCCCCACGACATGATCTGGCGCCACCCCTTCCCCGGCCCGGGTCTCGGCGTGCGGCTGCTGTGCAGCGACGGCGCCGTGGCCGACGAGACGACGCTGGCGAAGATCACCCCCGCGGTGGCCAAGGCCGTTGAGGACTACGGCCTGCAGGCGATGCCGCTGCCGATCCGCTCGGTGGGCGTGAAGGCCGACCTGCGCACGTACGAACACCCGGTGCTGCTGCACGCGCCGGCTTCCGTGGCCGGCGGCGAGTACGACTGGGACGCGCTGGCCGAGGCCTCGGGCACCATCTTCAAGACCGTGGGCGGACTCAACCGCGCGCTGCTGCTGCTGGGCGATGGCCTCCCACACGAGTGCCGTCCGCTGGCCGCGCAGATGACGCGCGAACGCCTGGATCTGCTGCGCGAGTGCGACGAGGTGATGATGGCCGCGCTGCGGCGCCATGGCCTGTACGACCAGGTGTGGCAGTGCCCGACGGTGCTGGTGCCTCTGGAGATCGACGGCCGCGGGCGGGAGCTGTGCATCGTGCGGCCCATCCTCAGCGAGCGCGCGATGACGGCCACGGCGGCGCGGCTGCCGCGCAGGCTGCTGGACGAGGTGCGGGCGCAGATCATCGCGCGCAGCGAGATCAGCGCGGTGGCGTATGACCTGACGAGCAAGCCGCCGGGGACTATCGAGTGGGAGTAGCCCCGGCGTCAGCGTGCGGCGCAGACCTTGCGGGCGATTGCCGTCCACGTCCCTGGCGACGGAGCTACGGGCCACCGAAAGCCGAACATCCCCGGACTTGCGCCGGCGCAAGTCCGGGCAACAGGTCGACGCGCAATTCCAGCGCATCGATCCACCGCGCGGTGAGACCACACCTACCAGGGCATCCGCGCGCCCTTGTGCCACAGTTGGCCGTTGGGAAACTTCTCGCGGGCCATGGTCACCAGGTCGACGACCGTGCCCGCGCCCTCATCAACCTCAAGCGGCGCGGCCTGGGTCCCGAGATCGGTCTTCACCCAGCCCGGATGGGCGGCGGCAACCGCAATGCCCTTGCCCGCCAGCGTCTTGGACTGGATCAGGGTCAGCATGTTGAGCCCGGCCTTCGAGGTGGAGTATCCCACGGCCATGAAGCCCCCGACCTGCTTCCACATGCTCTCCGCCGTGCCGATCGAGCCGAGCATCGAGGAATGGTTGATCACCCGTGCATCGTCGCTGCGCGCCAGGAGCGGGACGAGGGCCTCGGTGATCGCGAACGGGGCGATGAGGTTGACCTCGAGCGTGCGCCGGACCTTGTCGGCGTCGGTCGGTTGGCCTTCCCACTCGATGGCGATCCCGGCGTTGTTCACGAGCACGTCGAGCCTGCCGAACGTGGACTCCAGATAGCCCGCGAGCCGGCCGATGTCATCGGGGCTGGTGACCTCGAGACGAATCGTGTGGGCATCGCATCCTGCCGCCGCGAGTTCCGCCGCCGCCGCCCGCCCGGCCTGTTCGTCGCGGGCCGTCAGGACCACCGTGTAGCCGAGCGCGCCCAGCTGCCGCCCGATCTCCTTGCCCAGTCCCTTGTTCGCCCCCGTGATGAGCGCTACCCTGCCGTTCTTCGTCGCCATCGCGTTGTTCTCCTGTCTGGTGCGTGAACTTGATCACCCGTTGTGCTTAAGGGCGCGGCAACCGCGCGTCGCATCGTCAGTCTCCTGCCGCCACCAACCGGTCTACGCGCTCCTTTTCGTACTCGTCACTCTCGGCCGGATAGCGCAGGCCGGGCAATCCCCGCTCCCTGGCCAGGGCCCACAGATGGCTCTCGCCTGCCGGCAGGGTCTGCGGTCCGAGTTGGTACGCAGGATCGGCCCAGGCTTCCGCAGGTGACACAAGCTTCCACCCACGCTCCCGGAACATCGCGATGACGTCCGGCAGGAAGGCGGCGTTGATGGCGTTGGCGTGCAGCAGCAGCACGTGCGGCAGGCTGCGGCCGAGCACCGCCACCGACAGCGAATCGTAATAGCAGGCGCGGTCCCACAGGTGGTCGAGGTAGGCGTCGCGCCAGGCCGCCGGGTCGTCCGTCGGGTGCTGCCCGCGCCACTCCAGGAAGCGGCTGTTGTAGTACCAGTCGCTGGCGTCGATGCTGACGGCACCGCTGCCGTACCCCTGTTCGCGCAGCCACGCCCGCAACGCGTCACGCTTCTCCGGTGTCTCGCCTTCCTTGAGGTACGGGAACCGCAGCCGCGGCGTCCAGCCGGGCAGTTCCTGCAACAGCGCCTGGGCCTTCCCGATGTCGGCGGTGAACACCTCGACGGTCATGGCCGCCGCGCCGAAATTGCGGTGCGCGTAGGTGTGGTTGCCGATCGCATGGCCGGCGCGGCCCCAGTCCCCCACCAGCCGCAGGCCCTCGTCACTGTCGACGCGCCGGCCGGTCGGAAAGAGGATCGCCTGGACGCCCGCGGCTTCCAGCGCCTCAAGGATGGCCCCGTTCCAGGCTGCGGCCTGCGGCTGCTCGCGCGGGTCGAAGCCGTCGTCGAAGGACAGGGCCACGCTCTGTGCGGCGGCTGCCGGCGGCAGCACCGGCAGCAGTGCGAACGCGAGCGCGAGGGCGCACAGGAGGCGATCGACCGGGTACGACATGCGGGCTCCCGCGCGGTTCCAGGCACCGGCTGAAGGTGGGGATGTCCACGATGCCCACCATCGTAGCCTGCGCTGCCGGCAACGACCAGTGCGGCCGCAACGGTGGACGACCCGCTGGAACGGGACCGGCCCGGAAGCCGTTGCCTCCGGGCCGGTCCCCGGCGTTCACGCCAGGCATGACGCGATGCGGGCTACCGCGGCGCGCGGTCCTTGGCCTCGTTCACGCTGAGGTTGCGACCCTCCATCGCGAAGCCGTCGAGCGCCTGGATGGCCCCCGCACAGGCGCTGTCATCCATCTCGATGAAACCGAAGCCGCGGGGGCGGCCGGTTTCGCGGTCGTTGATGAGGGCCACCGAGTGCACGGTGCCGTGCTTGGCGAACAGCTGGGACACCGAGTCGTTGGTCGCGGTGAACGGCAGGTTGCCGACGTAGATCTTCTTCATGTGGTTCCACCTATAGGGAAGGGGAGCTTTCCGGAATCGGGGGAACCCCGATCAGGGTTGGTGAAGATCCGGGGCGTGGGACGCGGCGGGTCGAAAACAATCCAGAAATCCTGGCCCCCAATATAGCCCGCCGGCGGCAGAGCCGCTTGTTTCTTGAATTTACGGCTTCGGTCAGAGGTCCGGCGTCCCCGACGGCCCACCCCCCCGGCCGGCATCCATTGATAAAGCATTATCGTATCGGGGAGCAAATTCCCCGGCGGACACGAAAAATACATTGATCGGAGTCCGAACAAAGTTGATAATCGCCGGACCGAAGATCGTTGCCCTGCGCCACACGGCCCGCCAGCGGCGGCAGCGATCGGACCAGCGGCCGGGCCGGCAACCAGAGGACAGGTCATGCGCAAGCTCTTCGTCGTTGTCGCACTCGCGCTCGTTCTCGTTTCCGCGGTCCAGGCGCCGGCCCAGGTCGGCCCCCTGCTGTGGGAAGACAACTTCAACACCCTGGACAACTGGCTGAAGATCACCGGCAACGGAAGCTGGGGCTGGGGCAACGGCGAACTTGAGTTCTACAAGAACGAAAACGTCGACATCGCCGACGTGCCCGGCGAGCCCGGCAACAAGGCCCTGCGCATCGTCGCGAAGCAGGAGAGCGGCCCCGGCATCGTCGACCAGTGGGGCAACCCGCTGCAGTACACCTCGGGCAAGGTGATGAGCAAGTCGTTCGTCTCGGTCAAGTACGGGATGATCGAAGCGCGCGTCTGGGTGCCCAACCTGAATCTCGGCGGCTGGCCCGCGTTCTGGCTGCTGGGCACCGCGAACTACGCGTGGCCGCGGAGCGGCGAGATCGACATGATGGAGATGGGCCTGAAGAAGGTCTATCGCGACCTGCACGACACGCACAACGGCGGCAACGGCCTGGACAACTCGACGGTCAACCAGATGATGGGCGCCAACGCCATCTTCTACTCCGAGGCCGCCATCAACCCGGGCAACCCGTCGGGCGCCGCGAGCCTGGCCTGGGATCCAACCGATGTGTACTACCGCCCCTACTACAACTACGCGAACCCGCTGAACGGGCGCTTCCTGATCTACCGGCTGTACTGGGACGAGAACTCGCTGCGGCAGACGATCGTCGACAACGGCGTCGAGTACGACCTGTTCGCCGAGCCGTTCACCATCGACGCCGAGTCCGACGAGTTCCGCAGCCCGTTCTACCTGATCGCCAACCTGGCCATCGGCGGCGCGGTCACCGACTGCTACGTGTTGGGCGACCCGGGAGCCGGCCTGCCGGTCACGATGCCGTTCCCGGCGACGATGTACGTGGACTACGTGCGCGCCTACCAGTGGAACGGCCAGGGCGAAGTCTTCCTGGGGCCGCCCACCCCGCGCGGCGGCGCATTCGGACTGTTCACCGACACGACGCCGGTCAACGACACGCTCGTGACCGAAGTCTCCTCGCAGATCTACGTATGGGAGAGCACGCTGGTCGACGGCACCATCCCGCCCTACGAGGGCGACAACGGCCTGGCCTGGCGCACCAACGGCCGCGGCTGGTTCGGCGCCGGCATCATGTCGATCCAGCCGGTGAACCTGTTCAACTTCGGCGAGGGCCATCTCAATTTCCGCATCAAGATCCCGGCCAACGTCACCTTCAAGATCGGCGTCATCGACACCTGGAACAACCAGTACTACGTGAGCTTCCCCGCCGGCCAGACGAAGTACGGCCTGGTGCGGAACGGCGAGTGGGGCCAGGCGTCGATCCCGGTCACAGACCTGCGCGGCACGGCCATCGACCTGCGCATGCTGAGCTACGAGTTCGTGATCCTCGAGGAACAGGGCGTCGGCTGCGAGTTCGCCCTCGACGACATCTACTACTCGGGCGGGCTGGCCAGCGGCACGGACCGCCCCGAGTACCGCCCTGTCGGGGCGAAGGTGCTGGCAAACGTGCCCAACCCGTTCAACGCGGGCACCGAACTGCGCTTCGAGCTGCCGGCCGCGGGCCCGTACGAGATCGAGGTCTATGACATCGGCGGGCGCCGCGTGACCGGCTTCCAGGGCATCGGCCAGGTCGGCGTCAACGCGGTGCGCTGGGACGGCCGCGACGAACTGGGCCGCAATGCCGCCGCCGGCGTCTACCACTACCGCTTGCTGAGCGCCGGCAGCACGGCGAGCGGCAAGCTGGTGCTCGTGAAATAGCGTGCCTCGCTGACGGGGTACGCACTCGATTTTCGGCCGCAACCGAGGGGAATGAGCCCGCCCCGCGGCCGAAAATGACTGGGCTGGATGAGTCATCGCGAGGCCGTTCGCACGCCCGGCTCCTTCGGGGAGCGACGACCGGTCCCGCACTGCGGATCACTTCAAGAGGAGGCTGGATGATGACAATGAGAAAGCTGATGACCAGCGTTGCCTGCGTCGCCCTGGTGACGCTGAGCGCGACGGCCGGTTTCGCCGCCAACGCCCTGACGAACCCCGGTTTCGAGTCCGGCGACCTGACTGCCTGGCAGGCGTTCGGCCTGAGCGGCAACTCGGCCGTCACCGTGGTCGCGGACAACGGCCCGTCGGCCGCCGGTACCCATTGCGCCTTCATGGACAACCATGCCGAGGCCCTGGGCCTGACCCTGAAGCAGACGACGGCGCCGGGCACGGCCGCCGGCGGCCTGGTCACGTGGACCTTCGACCTGAAGCTGGGCCAGGCGGCCCTGGGCGGCGTCTTCTTCGTGCAGATCTTCGCTGAAAAGACGGGCGCCGGCATCGTCGGCACCTCGGGCCTGCTGGGCAACTACGCGTCGGCCGGCTGGAATACGTACAGCGGTTCGTTCGTGGCGCCGGCCGGTACGGACTTCCTGTCGATCCAGTTCATGGCCAACACGGGTGCCAATGTCGGCAGCATCTCGAAGATGTACGTGGACAACGTGAGCCTGGAGCAGGAAGGCATCGTTGCCACCGATTCGGCGACCTGGGGCGGCATCAAGAGCCTGTACCGGTAGTCTTCGACCGACGTTCGACGTCAGGGAATGGGCCGCCACCCGCGAGGGGGCGGCCCTTTCCCTTGCCTGCGCGCCGGACCCGATGGAGCGCTGCAGGATCCCACCTGCGGGCAGCGGCGCCACCGCGTCGCAATTAGCCTGGGGAGGTTCCCCTGCCGAAAGGACCTGGAATGTCCCGCGAACTCCTGCAGGAAGCGGCGGCTCGGGCCGTCCGCTATCTCGAATCCGTTGACGCGCGCGCGGTACGACCCGACCCCGCCGCCGTGGCAGGACTGGCCGCCTGGGACACACCCCTGCCCGACTGCCCGACGGACCCGCACGAGGTCCTTCGCCGGCTCGATGACGTGGGCTCTCCCGCGACGATGGCCATGGCGGGACCGCGATTCTTCGGATTCGTGATCGGGGGAGCGCTGCCGGTGACGGTAGCTGCCAACTGGCTGGCCACGGCGTGGGACCAGAACACCGCCTTCTACCACCCGACACCTGCCACGGCGGAGATCGAGCGGGTGGCGCTGCGCTGGCTGGTGGACATGCTCGGACTGCCCGCCGATTGCCAAGGCGCCTTCGTCACGGGCGCGACGGTGGCGAACCTGACGGCGCTCGCCGCCGCTCGCCACACGGTGTTGGAGAGGGCAGGCTGGGACGTCGAAGCTGCTGGACTGTTCGGCGCCCCACCCATCACGGTGGTGGTCGGCGAGGAAGTGCATCCGACGCTGCTGAAATCGCTGGGCGTGCTGGGACTCGGGCGCACGCGCGTGACGCGCGTTCCGGTGGATGGACAGGGCCGCATGCGTGCCGATGCCCTGCCGCGCCTGCACGGTCCCACGATCGTCTGCCTGCAGGCAGGCAACGTGAATACCGGCGCCTGCGATCCCCTCGAGGCGATCATACCGGCGGCCAGGGCAGCCGACGCCTGGGTGCACGTGGATGGCGCCTTCGGGCTGTGGGCGGCGGCCGCCCCGGCGCGGCGGCATCAGGTGGCCGGCATCGAAGGCGCCGACTCGTGGGCTGTCGACGCGCACAAGTGGCTGAACGTGCCGTACGATTGCGGACTGGCCTTCGTCCGCGACGGGCGCGCCCTGGGCGCTGCCATGGCGGTGCGTGCAGCCTACCTGCCGGCGGATTCGCCGCGCATCCCGTCGGACTTCACGCCCGAGCTGTCGCGGCGTGCGCGAGGCGTCGAGGTGTGGGCCGCGCTTCACACGCTCGGCCGCTCCGGGATCGCCGAAATGATCGAGCGCTGCTGTCGCCACGCCGCTCGTTTCGCCGCCGGATTCGTCGCCGCCGGCCACGACGTGCTGAACGAGGTGAACCTAAACCAGGTGCTGGTTTCGTTCGGCTCGCCGGAGGTCACGGAACGCACGATCGCTCTCGTGCAGTCGGACGGCACCTGCTGGTGTGGCGGCACCGTCTGGCAGGGTCGCACGGCCATGCGCATCAGCGTGTGTTCGTGGGCCACGACTGCAGCCGATGTGGAGTTGAGCCTGGAGGCCATCCTGCGCGCAGCGGCGCAGGCGAAGGCCGCAGCAGCCAAATGATGATGCGGCCGGCGGCAGCACCGATCAGCGATTGCCCCCGGATCCAAGCACACCGGCTGCCCTGTCCAGGCGATCCTCGACGTCCTGCAGGCGCTGCTCGAGGCGCGCCAGCCCCTCGCTGTCCGGCAAGGCCGAGCCTGCTGGCAGCGATGGCGACGCCCGTCGTCGCACGAACCGGGCATAGCCCAGCCCCAGGGTGATGGCCAGGGCCACGGTCATGACCACGAACCGGGACACGGACGTGTCGGTGGCAACGATCCAGCCGACGCCGTAGACCATCGTGAACACGCCGCCCAGCAACAGGCCGTTGCTGATCACCGGCAACTGGTCCGCGCGCACCAGCGACACGGCCATGACCAGCGTGGCCAGGGCGATCAGGATGATGCTCGTGCTGCGGCCCCACGCTTCGCGCCGGGCCTGTGCGGCATCGTACAGCTGGTTGCGGGAGTCGGTGATCTGCTGGACCTCGTCGCGATCGGCAACCGTCAACTCGTCCTTCGGGTTCGCGTTGCGGATCGCCTGCTCGCGGCGGTCCAGCTCCTGGATCTGCCGGTCGAGTTCCTTCACCGGCGGGTGGAAGGTGTAGACACCCACGCCGATGAACGCGGTCAGCATCAGTCCCAGGAAGAACGAGAAGATCGTCTGCAGCCCGTGGCTGCGCGCCGCTTCGGCCATGGGGTGACTCCTGTCCAGGATCGCAGGTGGGACGTCCGGTGCCTGCCACCGTCGAACCCCGGGAAGCTTACACCGTGAACCGGCCTTCAGGGAACCTTTCCCCGGCCGTGGAGGTTCCCCGCGATTCGCGCCACTTTCGCTGCGGACGATCGCCGACAGGGCGTGATCAGCCCCAACACCGTACACAGGGAGTCGATGATGCGAAACCTGATCCTGCTCATGGCCATGCTGGCGGGTGTCGGCGGCGCGAGTCGGACGGCGGCGGCAGCGGCGACGGAAGTCACGCCTGCCACCGCGCCAGCCGGAGGCGAAGCGGCGTTCGCGCGCCTGTTGGGCCTGGCCGGTCAATGGGAGTCCGTGACGGCGAAGGGTACGGTCATCCGGCTCACTTTCGAGCCGATCTCCCGCGACAGCGCCCTGGTCGAGCGCTACGAAGCGGGTACGACCCTGACGCAGACCGTCTACCATCCTGACGGACAACGTGTCCTGCTCACGCACTACTGCGCCCAGGGCAACCAGCCGCGACTGGTGGCCGACCTGACGGGGCCCGCGGATCACCTGCCGTTCACGTTCCTCGACGTGACCAACCTGGCCGGCGAGCATGCCTCGCGCATGGTCGCCTGCGAATTCGTCTTCGAGGACGCCGAACATTTCACCCGTTCGGAAACCTACAGCAACGAGAGCGGTGACGATGTGACCACGCGGCGCTATAAACGCACCGCGGCATCGCGTTAGCCGCCGCACCCGACTGGCCGCCCGTGCGGCCGGCCTTATCCTGGGGGAAGGCCGCAATGCCATCTCCCCGAGCCAGGAGTGCCTGCCGTCGTGAACCCGCCCGTTGTCATGCGCGGACTGCCCGTATTCCCCCTGCCCGGGTACTACCTGTTTCCGGGCACGGTGACGCCGTTGCACATCTTCGAGACCCGCTATCGCCAGATGATGGGTGACCTGATGGACAGCAGCGGTCGCTTCGTGATGGCGCCCTGCGCACCGGTCGACGACCGGGCCCCGGTCGGCCA
The sequence above is drawn from the bacterium genome and encodes:
- a CDS encoding carbonic anhydrase, coding for MDTGAVAVVDAGSGHDGVSPEEALARLIIGNRHFVNAKPAFPDQDAARREALLEGQAPFAAILSCSDSRVAPEVLFDQGLGDLFVVRVAGNVANAIGIASLEYAAEHLGTRLIVVLGHERCGAVTAAVGGGELPGHLPALMTALQPAVAANRDPHGDPVEGAIRANVELTAELLRESGPILAEMVEKGELKIVGARYDLDTGIVEWLDGLAGPGHGAAAHAAAPAAKSKHAPAHAAIPAATPNHAAAARRRHSTQRRTRLRLRRMRQRRRRTHRPRRHTIRPSRLRTPPRSQSRVPNRTDRHTVARNRNGIARCWSNDHCPARSRTGFRRRSLSSPSACPRTAPAAS
- the msrA gene encoding peptide-methionine (S)-S-oxide reductase MsrA, translating into MAETGKQQAVLGGGCFWCLEAVYQRLKGVEQVESGYAGGSGPTTYREVCTGETGHAEVVRVTYDPAVITYRDLLTVFFATHDPTTLNRQGADAGTQYRSVIFCRDAAQRADAEAMIAELTRDKIFDNRIVTELAADATFHVAEDYHQDYYENNRSQGYCQVVINPKIKKLREQFADKLKD
- the guaA gene encoding glutamine-hydrolyzing GMP synthase, encoding MKHDVIAVIDFGGQYAHLIATKVRRAARVLAEIRQPEDPCEAFAGCKGIILSGSPSLASFGEDSDWNKAILDLDVPILGFCFGHQEIAKHYGGTVIHGKQEWGRADLHLTGEHALYKGLGPVETVWMSHFDSVTAVGEGFRELGWSKLGANAEPHRFAAIADDTRRRYGFQYHPEVDDTVHGDDMIANFVLGICGCRPTWTMERYVEEQVERIREQVGDRSVFLLASGGVDSTVAARLFVEALGPERLELLHVDNGLMRKDESRQVVAMFRDMGLGDHLHFIDATDTFLAALAGKVEPEAKRRAIGDTFITVFESEARRLGITGHMLGQGTIYPDTIETGGTKRADTIKTHHNRVPIIEEMIKAGKVVEPLADLYKVEVRELGEKLGIPHDMIWRHPFPGPGLGVRLLCSDGAVADETTLAKITPAVAKAVEDYGLQAMPLPIRSVGVKADLRTYEHPVLLHAPASVAGGEYDWDALAEASGTIFKTVGGLNRALLLLGDGLPHECRPLAAQMTRERLDLLRECDEVMMAALRRHGLYDQVWQCPTVLVPLEIDGRGRELCIVRPILSERAMTATAARLPRRLLDEVRAQIIARSEISAVAYDLTSKPPGTIEWE
- a CDS encoding SDR family NAD(P)-dependent oxidoreductase is translated as MATKNGRVALITGANKGLGKEIGRQLGALGYTVVLTARDEQAGRAAAAELAAAGCDAHTIRLEVTSPDDIGRLAGYLESTFGRLDVLVNNAGIAIEWEGQPTDADKVRRTLEVNLIAPFAITEALVPLLARSDDARVINHSSMLGSIGTAESMWKQVGGFMAVGYSTSKAGLNMLTLIQSKTLAGKGIAVAAAHPGWVKTDLGTQAAPLEVDEGAGTVVDLVTMAREKFPNGQLWHKGARMPW
- a CDS encoding polysaccharide deacetylase family protein, encoding MSYPVDRLLCALALAFALLPVLPPAAAAQSVALSFDDGFDPREQPQAAAWNGAILEALEAAGVQAILFPTGRRVDSDEGLRLVGDWGRAGHAIGNHTYAHRNFGAAAMTVEVFTADIGKAQALLQELPGWTPRLRFPYLKEGETPEKRDALRAWLREQGYGSGAVSIDASDWYYNSRFLEWRGQHPTDDPAAWRDAYLDHLWDRACYYDSLSVAVLGRSLPHVLLLHANAINAAFLPDVIAMFRERGWKLVSPAEAWADPAYQLGPQTLPAGESHLWALARERGLPGLRYPAESDEYEKERVDRLVAAGD
- a CDS encoding RNA-binding protein, which gives rise to MKKIYVGNLPFTATNDSVSQLFAKHGTVHSVALINDRETGRPRGFGFIEMDDSACAGAIQALDGFAMEGRNLSVNEAKDRAPR
- a CDS encoding T9SS type A sorting domain-containing protein, with the protein product MRKLFVVVALALVLVSAVQAPAQVGPLLWEDNFNTLDNWLKITGNGSWGWGNGELEFYKNENVDIADVPGEPGNKALRIVAKQESGPGIVDQWGNPLQYTSGKVMSKSFVSVKYGMIEARVWVPNLNLGGWPAFWLLGTANYAWPRSGEIDMMEMGLKKVYRDLHDTHNGGNGLDNSTVNQMMGANAIFYSEAAINPGNPSGAASLAWDPTDVYYRPYYNYANPLNGRFLIYRLYWDENSLRQTIVDNGVEYDLFAEPFTIDAESDEFRSPFYLIANLAIGGAVTDCYVLGDPGAGLPVTMPFPATMYVDYVRAYQWNGQGEVFLGPPTPRGGAFGLFTDTTPVNDTLVTEVSSQIYVWESTLVDGTIPPYEGDNGLAWRTNGRGWFGAGIMSIQPVNLFNFGEGHLNFRIKIPANVTFKIGVIDTWNNQYYVSFPAGQTKYGLVRNGEWGQASIPVTDLRGTAIDLRMLSYEFVILEEQGVGCEFALDDIYYSGGLASGTDRPEYRPVGAKVLANVPNPFNAGTELRFELPAAGPYEIEVYDIGGRRVTGFQGIGQVGVNAVRWDGRDELGRNAAAGVYHYRLLSAGSTASGKLVLVK